The Punica granatum isolate Tunisia-2019 chromosome 4, ASM765513v2, whole genome shotgun sequence genome has a window encoding:
- the LOC116206109 gene encoding uncharacterized protein LOC116206109 — MFLGGTFQDMVKAPDDTGRALNGGFGYTDYPALSYYSKGLGQWSDIFAFGVLVLALICKRAYDPEGLHYELVLDVWAKLQQEERPKRVRKNLRYSKYSKFFLVHRSLISSKGYSGRDGFALTRLAMERVEDSARSRLLSNEVVNFLLMLKIVRRYGSDLGIDHLLCLHKERA, encoded by the exons ATGTTTCTTGGTGGAACCTTTCAAGATATGGTAAAAGCACCAGACGATACCGGAAGAGCTCTCAATGGAGGTTTTGGTTACACCGATTATCCTGCTTTATCAT ATTATTCAAAGGGTCTGGGACAGTGGTCCGACATCTTTGCATTTGGTGTCCTCGTTCTCGCGTTGATCTGTAAAAGAGCCTATGATCCTGAAGGACTTCACTATGAGTTGGTTCTTGATGTGTGGGCCAAATTACAGCAAGAAGAAAGACCCAAGAGAGTGAGGAAAAACCTGAGGTATTCAAAGTACTCCAAGTTTTTCCTTGTCCACAGAAGCCTGATATCGAGTAAAGGCTATTCCGGTCGTGACGGCTTTGCTCTTACAAGGCTGGCAATGGAGCGTGTAGAGGATTCAGCTCGTTCCCGGCTCTTGAGCAATGAAGTTGTCAACTTTCTACTCATGTTAAAAATTGTTAGGCGTTATGGTTCTGATCTGGGCATCGACCATCTGCTTTGCCTCCACAAGGAACGTGCTTAG
- the LOC116205993 gene encoding uncharacterized protein LOC116205993, giving the protein MKTQYTQFTELIQHTGVGWDGPTNTVKANPDIWDKFIKRNSNFRTFRSKGCKHYEALKLIYKTSSATGGLRISSTDPPHSPRSYERIEEEFLALRNSRGKEAIDLAEGSGDSDDPIDEAEEPVVTGSRRRVRKRGSNNKSQLQELIDLYKESKVKKDKAKNSTPPESKKSKSVTSPEKPAQNSIGEAMVILNQMRGTISVREYLAGTARITEDERWRQAFVWMYEEARREWLHNLVHP; this is encoded by the exons ATGAAGACACAGTACACACAATTCACCGAGTTGATTCAGCACACAGGAGTTGGTTGGGATGGGCCGACTAACACCGTGAAAGCGAATCCTGATATTTGGGACAAGTTTATCAAG CGGAACAGTAACTTCAGGACTTTTCGGTCAAAAGGATGTAAGCATTATGAGGCCTTGAAACTGATATACAAAACATCGTCAGCAACAGGGGGACTACGAATTTCATCAACCGACCCACCTCATAGCCCCCGATCCTATGAACGCATAGAAGAGGAATTTCTAGCATTACGGAACAGCCGTGGCAAAGAGGCTATCGATCTTGCAGAGGGATCCGGCGACAGTGATGATCCAATTGATGAAGCTGAGGAACCTGTCGTCACAGGGTCGCGGCGACGCGTGAGAAAGAGAGGTTCAAACAACAAGTCGCAGTTGCAGGAGTTGATCGACTTGTACAAGGAAAGTAAGGTGAAGAAGGACAAAGCGAAAAATTCTACCCCTCCGGAGTCAAAGAAGAGCAAGTCAGTGACGAGCCCAGAGAAACCAGCACAGAACAGCATCGGAGAAGCCATGGTAATCCTCAATCAAATGAGGGGAACAATTTCTGTACGGGAGTATCTGGCCGGTACAGCACGTATTACGGAGGATGAACGATGGCGACAGGCGTTTGTTTGGATGTACGAAGAAGCTAGGCGCGAATGGTTGCACAACCTTGTTCATCCTTGA
- the LOC116206248 gene encoding proton pump-interactor BIP103-like yields the protein MKADEEKQIHQDIESVEREKEEAIATATVVGKMWNSLGSKKNIKQRIEFLRDYVEISRAGHQKFKAEVIFLRKELEVVEDDLTSMEKQLNYIERLKYEARQCISQSRTEQDEMNASYHQYIELMRNAEELAEKKDLVALQKLSHEEVEKFMSQWSNDQAFRDDYRTRSIDSLNKRCLNLDGRRRNQDEKLIFMKDPTVKISKGLKKALQKPQKEISGEPV from the exons ATGAAGGCTGATGAAGAAAAGCAAATCCACCAAGATATCGAAAGTGTTGAGCGGGAAAAGGAGGAAGCAATTGCAACTGCCACTGTCGTCGGGAAGATGTGGAACTCTTTGGGTTCGAAGAAAAACATTAAACAGCGGATCGAA TTTTTGCGGGATTATGTGGAAATATCAAGAGCAGGACATCAGAAGTTTAAAGCTGAAGTTATATTTCTCCGGAAGGAACTCGAAGTGGTGGAAGATGACTTAACTTCTATGGAGAAGCAACTGAATTACATAGAAAGACTAAAGTATGAAGCCAGACAATGCATTTCCCAGTCGAGGACAGAGCAAGACGAAATG AATGCCAGCTATCATCAGTACATTGAGCTAATGAGGAATGCCGAAGAGCTTGCCGAAAAGAAAGATCTCGTAGCCCTACAGAAATTGTCTCATGAAGAG GTGGAGAAATTCATGTCGCAATGGAGCAATGACCAAGCCTTCAGGGATGATTACAGGACAAGGAGCATAGACTCGTTGAACAAGCGATGCTTGAACTTAGACGGCCGGAGAAGGAACCAAGATGAGAAGCTGATTTTCATGAAGGACCCGACAGTTAAGATATCCAAGGGCCTGAAGAAAGCATTACAAAAGCCCCAGAAAGAAATTTCTGGAGAACCAGTTTAA